Proteins encoded together in one Impatiens glandulifera chromosome 1, dImpGla2.1, whole genome shotgun sequence window:
- the LOC124921109 gene encoding serine/threonine-protein kinase-like protein ACR4, whose translation MIHLEHAATYDILMTFLSSFLVILFLILLVLICRNKRPPIESEESPPINQLSARQYSLMEVDMATDGFNPTRVIGRGRLGIVYAGISPNGDLIAVKRIHPNLVLSNASIGFSTTLKWLSLSHHPNIVQIKGFSEAPGERIVLTEFVGMLNLEYYLHENHDGVSLLGWSRRLSVAAGVARGIEYLHESMAPSIVHGCIKPSNILIDAKFGARVCDYGMWFMAPARVELGYVDRECLVEKKRVSKECDVYGLGVVMLEILSGRRSEGGVLVEWALPLIKEMRFNELLDRRLGMPSEMKVFVRLAKVASACVGNSRKNRPSIAHVSAILNNLEQNQEQKQGFL comes from the coding sequence ATGATCCACCTCGAGCATGCCGCCACTTATGACATCCTAATGACCTTCCTCTCTTCATTCCTTGTCATCTTGTTCTTAATTCTTCTCGTCCTAATATGCCGCAACAAAAGACCACCCATCGAGTCCGAAGAATCTCCTCCAATCAACCAGCTTTCCGCTCGTCAATATTCCTTAATGGAAGTTGACATGGCGACAGACGGTTTCAACCCCACAAGAGTCATCGGTCGAGGCCGTCTTGGTATTGTTTACGCCGGCATCTCTCCAAATGGAGATCTCATAGCCGTGAAAAGAATCCATCCCAATCTTGTCCTGAGCAACGCGAGCATAGGTTTCTCTACCACTCTCAAATGGCTATCCTTGTCACACCATCCAAACATAGTACAAATCAAAGGATTTTCCGAAGCCCCGGGGGAGAGAATTGTCTTGACGGAGTTCGTTGGCATGTTAAATCTCGAATATTATCTTCACGAAAACCACGACGGGGTTTCTCTCCTTGGATGGAGCCGAAGGCTGAGCGTGGCGGCGGGGGTGGCACGCGGGATCGAGTATTTGCATGAGTCGATGGCGCCGAGTATAGTACACGGGTGCATCAAGCCTTCGAATATACTAATCGACGCGAAATTTGGAGCTAGGGTTTGTGACTATGGGATGTGGTTCATGGCCCCGGCTAGGGTTGAATTAGGGTATGTAGATAGGGAATGTTTGGTTGAGAAAAAGAGGGTTTCGAAGGAATGCGATGTGTATGGACTAGGGGTGGTCATGCTGGAGATTTTAAGCGGGAGGAGGAGTGAAGGGGGCGTGCTGGTGGAATGGGCATTGCCattgataaaagaaatgagGTTTAATGAATTGTTGGATAGAAGATTGGGTATGCCATCGGAGATGAAGGTGTTTGTTAGGTTGGCTAAGGTTGCATCGGCTTGTGTGGGGAATTCTAGGAAGAACAGACCGTCTATTGCCCATGTCTCGGCTATTTTGAACAACCTAGAACAAAACCAAGAACAAAAACAAGGGTTTTTGTGA
- the LOC124929125 gene encoding receptor-like protein kinase HSL1, with protein MGSLLLLLFFFFLASSPTLVLSLNQEGIYLQHLKNGFDDPDGAFSTWNDRDNTACNWEGITCDPSTGSVTAVNLSNTNIAGLFPSVVCRLSSLTILSFSNNFINSTLPELSACISLEHLNLADNLLSGSLPSSLADLPNLKYLDLSGNNFSGDIPASFGHFQKLEVISLVQNLLDGTIPPFLGNISTLKQLNLSYNPFAPGSIPPEIGILTNLEILWLTDCNLVGPIPDSLGRLTRLVDLDLASNRLNGPIPSSFTWLTSVIQIELYNNSLTGQLPSTGWSNMTALRLFDASMNKLTGTIPEELCSLPLESLHIYENHLEGNLPDSIAKSPNLYELRVFENQLSGELPKDLGRNSKLVTIDVSYNRFSGQIPTGLCEMGKLEELLIIFNSFSGNIPSSLGECRSLTRVRLGNNNLSGEVPASFWGLPHVYLLELVYNSFSGGIAKTISGATNLSSLFLSSNKFSGYIPEEIGFLDNLLEFNGDNNRLTGSLPASIVNLGQLGKLDLHNNSFSGELPSGIHSWNKLNELNLANNQFSGSIPEEIGNLSSLNYLDLSGNQFSGKIPDGLQNLKLNELNLSNNHLSGQIPPQYAKGIYKNSFEGNPGLCGDISGLCDTKGGTKSFGYHWLLRSIFSLAGLIFIAGLVWFYWKYRDFKMSKHDFDNSKWTLMSFHKLGFSEYEILGSLDEDNVIGSGSSGKVYKVVLSNGESVAVKKLFGRLKMEGDSGEDLEKGNIVVENDGFEAEVETLGKIRHKNIVKLWCCCTTRDCKLLVYEYMCNGSLGDLLHSSKSGLLDWPTRYKIAMDSAEGLSYLHHDCVPPIVHRDVKSNNILLDADFGARVADFGVAKAVDAIGKGVKSMSVIAGSCGYIAPEYAYTLRVNEKSDIYSFGVVLLELVTGKRPIDPEYGEKDLVKWVCATFDQKGVDHVIDPKLESCFKEEICKVLNVGLLCTSPLPVNRPSMRKVVKFLQEVSAENQIKAATKDGKLTPYYYEETSDNASVA; from the exons ATGGGTTCTCTACTATtgcttctcttcttcttcttccttgcTTCTTCTCCTACTCTGGTTCTCTCTTTAAACCAAGAAGGCATCTACCTCCAGCATCTCAAGAACGGATTCGACGACCCAGATGGCGCCTTCTCTACCTGGAATGATCGGGATAACACGGCTTGTAATTGGGAAGGAATCACCTGCGACCCTTCAACTGGGTCCGTCACCGCCGTAAACCTATCCAACACAAACATAGCCGGCTTATTCCCATCCGTCGTTTGCCGCCTCAGTAGCCTCACCATTTTATCTTTCTCAAACAATTTCATCAATTCCACCCTCCCTGAACTCTCCGCATGCATAAGCCTCGAGCATCTTAATCTCGCCGATAATCTTCTTAGTGGGTCGTTGCCTTCATCTCTGGCCGATTTGCCTAACCTCAAATACCTAGATTTGTCAGGAAACAACTTCTCCGGCGATATTCCGGCGAGTTTCGGCCACTTTCAGAAGCTTGAGGTCATCTCTCTTGTTCAGAACCTTCTCGATGGGACGATTCCACCTTTTCTAGGAAACATATCCACTCTCAAGCAACTGAATCTCTCGTACAACCCTTTTGCTCCGGGTAGCATCCCACCGGAAATCGGAATTCTAACGAATCTCGAGATCCTCTGGCTTACGGACTGCAACTTGGTCGGTCCCATCCCTGACTCTCTGGGTCGACTCACTCGACTCGTTGATTTGGATTTAGCTTCGAATAGGCTAAACGGGCCGATTCCGAGTTCCTTCACTTGGCTAACGAGTGTAATCCAAATAGAACTCTACAACAACTCGTTAACGGGTCAGTTACCGTCGACGGGATGGTCTAACATGACGGCGTTACGGTTGTTTGACGCTTCTATGAACAAGTTGACTGGGACGATTCCTGAAGAGTTATGTTCTTTACCGCTTGAATCGCTGCACATTTATGAGAACCATTTGGAAGGTAACCTGCCAGACAGTATCGCGAAATCACCAAACTTATACGAATTAAGGGTATTCGAGAATCAGTTGTCGGGAGAGTTGCCGAAGGATCTGGGAAGAAATTCGAAGTTGGTGACGATTGATGTTTCGTACAATCGATTCTCCGGGCAAATACCGACGGGTTTGTGTGAGATGGGAAAACTCGAGGAGTTATTGATTATATTCAACTCATTTTCCGGTAACATACCGTCTAGTTTAGGGGAATGCCGAAGCCTGACAAGGGTCCGATTAGGGAACAATAATCTCTCCGGCGAAGTCCCGGCGAGTTTCTGGGGTCTTCCTCACGTTTACCTCCTTGAGCTCGTATACAATTCATTTTCAGGTGGAATCGCGAAAACTATATCCGGAGCGACGAATTTGTCATCTTTGTTTCTTTCTTCGAACAAATTTTCCGGCTACATTCCTGAGGAGATTGGCTTTTTAGACAATTTATTGGAGTTCAACGGAGATAACAATCGGTTAACTGGTTCTTTACCAGCTAGCATAGTGAATCTGGGACAATTGGGAAAACTTGACCTTCATAACAACAGCTTCTCCGGCGAACTTCCCAGTGGGATTCATTCCTGGAATAAACTAAATGAGCTGAACCTCGCCAATAACCAGTTTTCCGGCAGTATTCCTGAAGAAATCGGAAATTTATCTTCTCTGAATTACCTAGATCTTTCCGGGAATCAATTTTCCGGGAAAATCCCAGATGGGTTACAGAATTTGAAGCTAAATGAGCTGAATTTATCGAATAATCATCTTTCAGGACAAATACCGCCTCAATACGCCAAAGGAATATACAAGAACAGCTTCGAAGGGAATCCTGGTTTATGCGGCGACATTAGTGGTTTATGTGACACCAAAGGTGGAACCAAAAGCTTCGGATACCATTGGTTACTCAGGTCAATCTTCTCTCTTGCAGGCCTGATTTTCATTGCAGGCCTAGTTTGGTTTTACTGGAAGTACAGAGACTTCAAGATGTCCAAACATGATTTCGACAACTCCAAATGGACATTGATGTCGTTCCACAAACTGGGTTTCAGTGAATACGAAATCTTGGGTTCTCTTGATGAAGACAATGTGATTGGAAGTGGTTCATCTGGAAAGGTCTACAAGGTGGTTCTAAGTAACGGCGAATCTGTTGCGGTTAAGAAGCTTTTTGGACGGTTAAAAATGGAGGGGGACAGCGGTGAAGACCTCGAGAAGGGTAATATCGTCGTCGAAAACGATGGGTTTGAGGCCGAGGTTGAGACTTTAGGGAAGATAAGGCATAAGAACATAGTTAAGCTATGGTGTTGTTGCACTACAAGAGATTGTAAGCTATTAGTGTATGAGTATATGTGTAATGGAAGCTTAGGTGATTTGCTTCATAGTAGTAAGAGTGGATTGTTGGATTGGCCCACGAGGTACAAGATAGCCATGGATTCGGCCGAGGGGCTTTCTTATTTGCATCATGATTGTGTTCCTCCTATTGTTCATCGTGATGTCAAGTCCAATAATATCTTGTTGGATGCGGATTTTGGAGCTAGGGTGGCCGATTTCGGAGTGGCGAAGGCGGTTGATGCGATCGGGAAGGGAGTTAAGTCGATGTCGGTTATTGCTGGTTCTTGCGGTTACATTGCCCCAG AATATGCATATACATTGCGGGTGAATGAGAAAAGCGACATATACAGTTTTGGAGTTGTACTTCTCGAGTTAGTAACTGGAAAGCGTCCAATTGATCCAGAATATGGTGAGAAAGATTTGGTCAAGTGGGTGTGTGCTACATTCGACCAAAAGGGTGTAGACCACGTGATCGATCCAAAACTCGAAAGCTGTTTTAAGGAGGAAATATGCAAAGTGCTTAATGTCGGGCTTCTATGCACAAGCCCACTACCCGTCAATCGCCCCTCGATGAGAAAGGTGGTCAAGTTTTTGCAAGAAGTGAGTGCGGAGAATCAGATCAAAGCTGCCACTAAAGATGGTAAATTGACGCCATACTATTACGAGGAAACCTCGGATAATGCAAGCGTTGCCTGA